In Xenopus tropicalis strain Nigerian chromosome 5, UCB_Xtro_10.0, whole genome shotgun sequence, one genomic interval encodes:
- the epcam gene encoding epithelial cell adhesion molecule precursor: MHLSTVLRLGAALLCFALVAQAQSPGCTCSTLYMGKCDNSGAGGCQCTLAIGTATQSINCSALIPKCWLMKRESLGTKAGRRVKPVQALVDNDGLYDPECDVNGVFKARQCNNTDTCWCVNSAGVRRTDKGDKNWKCPELVKTNWVIVEMKRNGTESVSDADLIQALKTTITNRYGLPDKYISVELETPLIYIDLKQNTSQKLPGEVDITDVAYYMEKDVKGDSLFPANNQFQILANGNKISVKEPMIYYIDEKPHEISMRHLTPGVIAVIVVVVLAVVALIAVLIFTRRKKARYQKAEMKELNEMQKEVST, encoded by the exons ATGCATCTAAGTACCGTACTGCGGCTGGGGGCTGCCCTCCTCTGCTTTGCCCTGGTAGCCCAAGCCCAGAGCCCAG GATGCACATGTAGTACACTCTACATGGGTAAATGTGATAACAGCGGAGCTGGAGGTTGTCAGTGTACCCTCGCTATAGGCACTGCAACACAGTCTATAAACTGCTCAGCAT taatTCCAAAATGTTGGTTGATGAAGAGAGAGAGCCTCGGGACAAAAGCAGGACGCAGAGTTAAACCAGTACAAGCGCTTGTTGACAACGATGGGCTGTATGATCCAGAGTGTGACGTTAATGGGGTGTTTAAGGCCAGGCAGTGCAACAATACAGACACCTGCTGGTGTGTCAATAGCGCCGGGGTCAGAAGAACTGACAAAGGAGACAAAAACTGGAAGTGCCCAGAGCTGGTCAAAACTAA CTGGGTTATCGTTGAAATGAAACGCAATGGCACCGAATCTGTGAGTGATGCCGACTTGATTCA AGCACTTAAAACCACAATAACTAATCGATATGGATTGCCTGACAAATATATCTCTGTTGAG CTTGAGACTCCTTTAATCTACATTGACTTAAAACAAAACACTTCCCAGAAGCTTCCAGGAGAGGTTGACATTACAGATGTTGCCTATTATATGGAAAAGGAT GTAAAGGGTGATTCCCTGTTCCCGGCAAACAACCAATTTCAAATTCTTGCAAATGGAAACAAAATTAGTGTTAAGGAACCTATGATCTACTATATTGATGAGAAGCCACATGAGATCTCTATGAGACACCTAACCCCTGGGGTCATTGCAGTCATTGTTGTCGTGGTCTTGGCAGTTGTTGCTCTGATAGCTGTGTTG ATCTTTACAAGAAGAAAGAAGGCAAGGTATCAGAAGGCTGAG ATGAAGGAGCTGAATGAAATGCAGAAAGAAGTAAGCACATAA